A genomic window from Leishmania mexicana MHOM/GT/2001/U1103 complete genome, chromosome 14 includes:
- a CDS encoding putative proteasome alpha 3 subunit, whose product MSHRYDSRTTTFSPEGRLYQVEYAVEAIQQAGTVIGVCTKDGVVLAGEKMVPHPLFDNENMQDKNTSGEKMYKIAEHIGCSVAGVTSDAYALLNYARLSALRHQYTFQEPMAIEDLCRILCDEKQLYTQYGGVRPYGVSFLLIGWDRYYGYQLYSTEPSGDYSAWSAYAIGQNDQVAHSLLKKDWHENMTLEDGMLLALRVLGKTMDTAKIDLARVEVAVMRKVPASNVDQLLDPFKHHPKTTPQFQILALSELKPHAERADQAREAEEQAEAERQRQQEQALES is encoded by the coding sequence ATGTCTCACCGGTACGActcccgcaccaccaccttctccCCTGAAGGCCGCCTCTACCAGGTGGAGTACGCCGTGGAGGCGATTCAGCAGGCCGGCACCGTCATCGGCGTGTGCACGAAGGACGGCGTCGTGCTGGCGGGTGAGAAGATGGTGCCACACCCGCTCTTTGATAATGAAAATATGCAGGACAAGAACACCAGCGGGGAGAAGATGTACAAGATCGCCGAGCACATCGGTTGCAGCGTGGCGGGCGTGACGTCGGATGCGTACGCCTTACTGAACTACGCTCGGCTTTCGGCACTGCGCCACCAGTACACCTTCCAGGAGCCGATGGCGATCGAGGATCTCTGCCGCATCCTGTGTGACGAGAAGCAGCTCTACACGCAGTACGGCGGTGTGCGCCCCTACGGTGTGTCCTTCCTGCTCATCGGGTGGGACCGCTACTATGGTTATCAGCTCTACTCCACGGAGCCAAGCGGTGACTACAGCGCATGGAGTGCGTACGCGATCGGCCAGAACGATCAAGTGGCGCACTCACTCTTGAAGAAGGACTGGCACGAGAACATGACGCTAGAGGATGGCATGCTGCTGGCACTGCGGGTGCTGGGCAAGACGATGGACACGGCAAAGATCGACCTCGCCcgggtggaggtggcggtgatgcgcaAGGTGCCCGCTTCGAACGTTGATCAGCTGCTCGACCCGTTCAAGCATCACCCCAAGACGACGCCTCAGTTTCAGATTCTCGCCCTTAGTGAACTGAAGCCGCACGCCGAACGCGCTGACCAGGCcagggaggcggaggagcaggccgaggcggagcgccagcgccagcaggAGCAGGCTCTGGAGTCGTAA
- a CDS encoding putative amino acid permease has translation MRHARERGAATDDAHADDSDLVHAPSKTKDVVSVNGISLGCGRSEDEKLATSANGKSGRSRRHVEAIFHPELRRTKEVIRRPEWVRRAGECVAHRGSLSTIALFGIMFANCVGGGYGFEDGIGSAGPLITLVVCGILPWMWAFPTGLAVAELSTAVPSNSGVLMWANAAFPPFVSFMCILATIFITFIGNATYPNLTAEYAQQLGNLKSAPVAGVKVGVVALCCMLNCIGVEIVGNSSLILCAITILPFSLLTVIQLFSRGFNKAVLYVDVTKVKWAEFFSIISWNYANIENAGAVVEEVANPRRALPKAMMMLMLSTYVGYVMPMLAGVSAMGIDQDYSKWKAGHWPEVAKIIAGDWLKYMLFAGALLSGIGFTLTSMCCTSRLLAGMGTMQMFPKKVSRVIGYYHPRLGTPIPAILINSLVTLVFSVSMEFTSVVSLCQSIYCLRMLLIYASLVKLRIDYPDLPRPYALPFSTCMTAIVLLPAAAFSLMASIVSAMTSLGIGVALVGFVVVGSGVSWLYCRIFARNGFQGVIVQCEVSSGDDAEAGAGDGVNDSALSEGVFYADEERNSGETVDDLLLGILPMPLASPEPFTPTALPRGSEVSPSQLHVRRGMTDREAIRSQAGEELIGMEYTPQDGPGMDIMFVNNSATAHALGCSAAGCSPTSGFPTYRVACGAETTMRHRHRVRSHGAGGDGGGTTNSSNYGPAVSGEESGEETDITPAEHSGGGFTLSATGLPGPVLSTAPPQLMLSPQQILLNVPAAGSWSSSRSPTPVSGRRSPILTGAINMSTTRKPPPPPTSL, from the coding sequence ATGCGCCATGCCCGCGAACGCGGTGCAGCTACGGATGATGCACACGCTGACGACAGCGATCTCGTCCACGCACCGTCAAAGACGAAAGATGTCGTCAGCGTGAATGGCATCTCGCTCGGCTGCGGTCGCAGCGAAGACGAGAAGCTGGCCACCTCTGCGAACGGCAAGTCGGGTCGCTCGCGCCGCCACGTTGAAGCCATCTTCCAcccggagctgcgccgcaccaAGGAGGTGATTCGGCGCCCAGAGTGggtgcgccgcgctggcgaATGTGTCGCCCATCGCGGCTCTCTCAGCACCATCGCTCTCTTCGGCATCATGTTCGCCAATTGTGTTGGCGGCGGCTACGGCTTCGAGGATGGCATCGGGTCGGCTGGCCCCCTCATCACGCTTGTTGTGTGTGGTATCTTGCCGTGGATGTGGGCCTTCCCTACCGGGTTGGCTGTCGCCGAGCTGTCCACCGCCGTGCCGAGCAACTCGGGTGTGCTGATGTGGGCGAACGCGGCGTTCCCCCCCTTCGTGTCGTTTATGTGCATTCTGGCGACCATCTTCATCACCTTCATCGGCAATGCCACGTACCCAAACCTCACGGCCGAgtacgcgcagcagctgggcAACCTCAAAAGCGCCCCGGTGGCGGGTGTGAAGGTCGGTGTGGTGGCGCTCTGCTGCATGCTCAACTGCATCGGCGTCGAGATCGTCGGCAACTCCTCCCTCATCCTCTGTGCCATCACCATTTTGCCCTTCTCGCTGCTGACGGTGATCCAGCTCTTCTCGAGGGGCTTCAACAAGGCGGTGCTGTATGTGGACGTGACGAAGGTGAAGTGGGCCGAGTTCTTCTCCATCATTAGCTGGAACTACGCCAACATTGAAAATGCTGGCGCTGTCGTCGAGGAAGTCGCCAACCCGCGCAGGGCGCTCCCAAAGGCCATGATGATGCTCATGCTGAGCACGTACGTCGGCTACGTCATGCCGATGCTCGCTGGCGTGAGCGCCATGGGTATTGATCAGGACTACTCGAAGTGGAAGGCGGGGCACTGGCCTGAGGTGGCGAAGATAATCGCCGGTGACTGGCTCAAGTACATGCTGTTCGCCGGCGCGCTGCTCAGCGGCATCGGTTTCACCCTGACCAGCATGTGCTGCACGAGCCGCCTGCTGGCAGGCATGGGCACGATGCAGATGTTCCCCAAGAAGGTGTCGAGGGTGATTGGCTACTACCATCCGCGCCTCGGCACTCCCATCCCGGCCATCCTCATCAACTCCCTCGTCACCCTTGTCTTCAGCGTGAGCATGGAGTTCACCAGCGTCGTATCGCTGTGTCAGTCTATCTACTGCCTCCGCATGCTACTCATCTATGCGTCGCTCGTCAAGCTGCGCATCGACTATCCAGACCTGCCACGGCCCTACGCACTCCCCTTCAGCACCTGCATGACGGCaattgtgctgctgccggcggcggcctttTCGCTGATGGCATCGATCGTGTCAGCCATGACCTCCCTCGGCATAGGCGTGGCGCTTGTTGGCTTCGTTGTTGTTGGAAGTGGTGTTTCGTGGCTGTACTGCCGCATCTTTGCCCGCAACGGCTTTCAAGGCGTCATTGTGCAATGCGAGGTGTCCTCCGGTGACGACGCGGAGGCCGGCGCGGGCGACGGTGTCAACGACAGCGCGCTGAGCGAGGGCGTCTTCTACGCGGATGAAGAGCGCAACAGCGGCGAGACGGTGGACGATCTTCTGCTCGGTATTTTGCCGATGCCTCTGGCCTCACCCGAGCCGTTTACACCGACCGCCttgccgcgcggcagcgaAGTCAGTCCCAGTCAGCTGCACGTGCGGCGTGGGATGACAGACCGCGAGGCCATCCGCAGTCAGGCGGGAGAGGAGCTAATTGGCATGGAGTACACCCCTCAGGATGGGCCCGGCATGGATATAATGTTTGTGAACAacagcgcgacagcgcaTGCACTggggtgcagcgccgctggctGCTCCCCAACCAGCGGCTTCCCTACCTACAGGGTCGCCTGCGGCGCCGAGACGACCAtgcgtcaccgccaccgcgtccgaagccacggcgccggtggcgacggaggaggtacgaccaacagcagcaactACGGTCCGGCCGTGAGCGgcgaggagagcggcgaggagACCGATATCACCCCCGCGGAgcacagcggtggcggctttACATTGTCAGCTACAGGTCTGCCTGGGCCGGTGCTgtcgacagcgccgccgcaactGATGTTGAGCCCACAGCAGATTCTCCTCAATGTGCCGGCCGCTGGCAgttggagcagcagccgatcTCCAACGCCAGtcagcggccgccgcagcccgATCTTGACAGGCGCCATAAATATGAGCACTACCAGGAaaccgccccctccccccacctctctgTAA